A genomic region of Salinibacter pepae contains the following coding sequences:
- a CDS encoding M48 family metallopeptidase, producing MPTAERTVTIQGEAVAYEVRRSEEASQVRIDAGLDGITLIVPEGRDVNTDDVMLQKGDWVLKQRDRFARYRDQMPERRFEEGETFPVLGTEREVVVRNVLFSHITEKKIRLDSSRVKATSIKGELERLYREEARNYFTERAKYFSEVVGVGYEQIQIRNQKTRWGSYSQRTGTLSLNFRLLMASPDVIDYVIVHELAHAEHPNHGLRFWRLVEQHVPDYEAKNEWLKENGTRLIFDGSAV from the coding sequence ATGCCGACGGCCGAGCGTACGGTTACCATTCAAGGAGAGGCAGTGGCCTATGAGGTCCGCCGTAGCGAAGAGGCTAGCCAGGTCCGCATCGACGCCGGGCTGGATGGGATTACGCTTATCGTGCCGGAAGGGCGCGACGTGAACACCGACGACGTGATGCTCCAGAAGGGCGACTGGGTGCTGAAGCAACGGGACCGCTTTGCCCGTTACCGGGACCAGATGCCCGAGCGGCGGTTCGAGGAAGGGGAGACGTTTCCGGTGCTTGGAACCGAAAGGGAAGTGGTCGTCAGAAACGTTCTCTTCTCCCACATCACCGAAAAGAAGATCCGCCTTGACTCGTCTCGTGTTAAAGCGACTTCGATCAAGGGCGAGTTGGAGCGTCTCTATCGGGAGGAGGCCCGCAACTACTTCACGGAGCGGGCCAAGTACTTCTCCGAGGTGGTGGGCGTGGGCTACGAGCAGATCCAGATCCGCAACCAGAAGACCCGCTGGGGCAGCTATTCCCAACGAACCGGGACACTAAGCCTCAACTTTCGGCTGCTGATGGCCTCGCCCGACGTGATCGACTACGTAATCGTCCATGAGCTTGCCCACGCCGAGCATCCGAACCACGGCCTCCGTTTCTGGCGACTCGTAGAGCAACATGTGCCCGACTACGAAGCCAAAAACGAGTGGCTTAAAGAGAACGGTACACGTCTCATCTTTGATGGATCTGCTGTATAA
- a CDS encoding helix-turn-helix domain-containing protein, which translates to MSEEHDMPEQRAFSPGEVATMLGIDPTTVSSLITSGELGSKAIGDDRRIFLSDLEDYLGVKRAHSLVRDINSDDGEARKGTPEGSIDFEVIRDSGNHSNRARAYEAVVRKWREIDEDEKAIVLADLSENDVQNIKDLLYRRIGKENIIIRTAEQEDSTFKAVVSAREDSEYLREE; encoded by the coding sequence ATGTCAGAGGAGCACGACATGCCAGAGCAGCGTGCGTTTTCACCAGGAGAGGTTGCAACGATGCTGGGCATAGACCCCACCACGGTCTCCTCTCTGATCACAAGTGGAGAGCTTGGAAGTAAGGCGATTGGCGATGACCGGCGGATATTTCTGTCGGATCTGGAAGATTACCTCGGAGTGAAGAGGGCTCATTCTCTCGTCCGCGATATTAATTCCGATGACGGAGAAGCCAGAAAAGGTACTCCTGAAGGCAGTATCGATTTCGAAGTAATACGCGACAGTGGCAATCACAGCAATCGTGCTCGAGCATACGAGGCGGTGGTACGGAAGTGGCGTGAGATCGATGAAGATGAGAAGGCAATCGTGCTCGCAGACTTGTCAGAGAACGATGTTCAGAACATCAAAGATCTCCTATACCGCCGGATCGGAAAAGAGAACATAATTATCCGCACGGCAGAGCAAGAAGACAGCACATTCAAAGCAGTCGTCAGTGCTCGGGAAGATAGTGAGTACCTACGCGAGGAGTAG
- a CDS encoding LexA family protein has translation MAHSGSDHGLVATAVRKARRGKETTLPLYQSRVPAGFPSPADDHVETALDLSAEPIEKEESTFFVRVAGDSMTEAGIHDGDILVVDRSIEPEDGSVVVAALDGELTVKRYEVRSGYPYLMPEADGYDPIPIRNGQELVVWGVVRHVVHEVS, from the coding sequence ATGGCCCATTCAGGTTCCGACCACGGCCTCGTCGCCACTGCCGTCCGCAAGGCCCGCCGCGGAAAAGAAACTACTCTGCCGCTCTATCAGTCGCGGGTCCCGGCTGGATTTCCGTCGCCGGCAGATGATCACGTAGAGACCGCTCTCGACCTCAGCGCGGAGCCCATTGAGAAAGAAGAGTCAACCTTTTTCGTTCGCGTGGCGGGTGACTCGATGACGGAAGCAGGGATTCACGACGGCGACATCCTGGTGGTAGATCGGTCGATTGAGCCGGAGGATGGCTCGGTTGTGGTAGCGGCCTTAGATGGGGAGTTGACGGTCAAACGATACGAGGTACGTTCCGGCTATCCATATCTGATGCCGGAGGCAGATGGGTATGACCCGATCCCAATTCGGAACGGCCAGGAGCTGGTCGTATGGGGCGTTGTGCGGCACGTGGTCCATGAGGTGTCGTAG
- a CDS encoding Y-family DNA polymerase encodes MQRVFALVDCENFYASCERVFDPSLRDRPVAVLSNNDGCIIARSEEVKQAGVPMGAPVFKWDEELEAMGAEVLSSNYMLYGDMSRRVHSILEEDALELERYSIDEAFLTLPALERGELQKLADRVRKKVRRHVGVPIRVGIGPTKTLAKVADENAKARKRAGWGEGTYVCPPEPKLEELLKRVPVGDIWGIGSAYEETLHGKGVATAAGFRALPDPWIRSEMTVVGLRTAWELRGRSCLDLELVRPDRKTLVRSRSFGERVESKKNLREALAKHAQRAAEMLREEGLVAKGIKVFVTTKRFGEPPYYSNGVAGALGEHTARAAPFVRASRRLLEPIYRGGYGYKKAGVMLYDIHPSRPHQESLFSRGREQDERLMEAVDRINQTHGKETIGIAAAGFPGERDWAMKRQKRSPRYTTRWDELPVAVA; translated from the coding sequence ATGCAGCGAGTCTTTGCTCTCGTCGACTGTGAGAACTTCTACGCCTCTTGCGAGCGAGTTTTCGATCCGTCCCTGCGGGATCGCCCCGTCGCGGTGCTGTCGAATAACGACGGGTGTATCATCGCCCGAAGCGAAGAGGTGAAGCAGGCGGGCGTGCCGATGGGGGCACCCGTCTTCAAGTGGGACGAGGAGCTTGAAGCGATGGGAGCCGAAGTCCTGTCCTCCAACTACATGCTTTACGGGGACATGTCTCGCCGCGTCCACTCGATCTTGGAGGAGGATGCCTTGGAGCTGGAGCGGTATTCGATCGATGAAGCCTTTCTCACCCTTCCTGCGCTGGAGAGGGGGGAGCTCCAGAAGCTGGCCGACCGTGTGCGGAAGAAGGTGCGCCGGCACGTCGGCGTGCCGATACGCGTCGGCATTGGCCCGACGAAGACCCTCGCGAAGGTGGCCGATGAGAACGCGAAGGCTCGCAAGCGTGCGGGATGGGGAGAAGGCACGTACGTCTGCCCGCCAGAACCGAAACTCGAGGAGTTGCTCAAGCGCGTCCCGGTCGGGGACATCTGGGGCATTGGCAGCGCCTACGAGGAGACGCTACACGGCAAAGGAGTGGCCACCGCCGCGGGGTTTCGGGCCCTCCCGGACCCTTGGATTCGAAGTGAAATGACGGTCGTCGGCCTGCGGACGGCATGGGAGCTTCGGGGGCGGTCGTGCCTGGATCTGGAGCTGGTACGCCCCGACCGGAAGACCCTCGTGCGGTCCCGGTCGTTCGGGGAGCGAGTGGAGTCGAAAAAGAATCTGCGCGAGGCACTTGCCAAGCACGCCCAACGGGCCGCGGAAATGCTTCGAGAGGAAGGGCTCGTCGCAAAGGGCATCAAGGTGTTCGTCACGACGAAACGGTTCGGGGAACCGCCGTACTACTCGAATGGTGTGGCGGGAGCTCTCGGGGAGCACACGGCCCGTGCAGCGCCGTTTGTGCGAGCATCCCGGCGACTCCTCGAACCGATCTATCGAGGCGGGTACGGGTACAAGAAAGCTGGCGTAATGCTCTACGACATCCATCCGAGCCGTCCGCACCAGGAGAGTCTCTTTAGCCGAGGGAGGGAACAAGACGAGCGATTGATGGAGGCGGTGGATCGCATCAACCAAACGCACGGGAAGGAAACCATCGGCATTGCGGCGGCAGGCTTCCCGGGAGAGCGAGACTGGGCCATGAAACGCCAGAAGCGGAGCCCCCGGTATACGACCCGCTGGGATGAGCTGCCGGTGGCCGTAGCCTGA
- the dinB gene encoding DNA polymerase IV — protein MGKTEEILSDSKEQEARRIVHVDMDAFYAAIEQRDNPEKYAGEPIAVGGKPPRGVVQTASYEARPYGVHSAQPAIEADRKCPDLIFVSPRMDVYQEESKRIRKILLRYTDLVEPLSLDEAYLDVSDPKKGPPSGTLIARRIREEIYEETGLTASAGVGPSKFVAKVASDRDKPDGLTVVRPADQAGFIAELPIEDFHGIGPVTAEKMQNLSIETGADLQETPERELTHHFGKRGRHFKKLAMGEDDRPVKPDRERKSVGAERTFSEDIAKPGAMLDQLRPIAERVAERLQDADQQGRTVTLKLKSHDHEVSTRQTTLDRPVDSKQDLMVLVRRLLKRPHAPEEPVRLLGISVSSLDGRGGGPQQLELNFRKQTTG, from the coding sequence ATGGGGAAAACGGAGGAGATACTTTCCGACAGTAAAGAGCAGGAAGCGCGCCGTATCGTCCACGTCGACATGGACGCGTTCTACGCGGCGATTGAGCAGCGAGACAATCCGGAGAAGTACGCCGGGGAGCCAATCGCCGTGGGAGGCAAGCCCCCACGAGGCGTGGTCCAGACGGCCAGCTACGAGGCGCGTCCGTACGGCGTGCATTCGGCGCAGCCGGCGATCGAAGCTGATCGGAAGTGCCCCGATCTCATTTTCGTCTCGCCCCGGATGGACGTGTATCAGGAGGAGTCAAAGCGCATCAGGAAGATCTTGCTTCGCTACACCGACCTCGTTGAGCCTCTATCTTTGGATGAGGCGTACTTGGACGTCTCCGACCCGAAGAAAGGGCCGCCCTCTGGGACGCTGATCGCCCGGCGCATCCGCGAGGAGATCTATGAGGAGACGGGCTTGACTGCTTCGGCGGGGGTTGGCCCCAGCAAGTTCGTCGCAAAGGTCGCCTCCGACCGAGACAAGCCCGATGGCCTGACGGTGGTTCGGCCCGCAGATCAAGCAGGGTTCATCGCCGAGTTACCGATCGAGGACTTTCACGGCATTGGCCCCGTCACCGCGGAGAAGATGCAGAACCTCAGCATCGAAACTGGGGCCGACTTGCAGGAAACGCCGGAGCGAGAGCTGACTCATCACTTCGGGAAACGGGGCCGCCACTTCAAGAAACTGGCGATGGGGGAGGACGACCGTCCGGTAAAGCCCGACCGGGAACGCAAGTCTGTGGGGGCCGAGCGGACCTTCTCCGAGGACATCGCAAAGCCGGGGGCCATGCTCGACCAACTTCGTCCGATCGCAGAGAGGGTCGCAGAGAGGCTCCAGGACGCCGACCAACAGGGTCGTACGGTTACACTGAAACTCAAGAGCCATGACCACGAGGTGTCCACCCGCCAGACCACGCTGGATCGTCCCGTCGATTCGAAGCAGGATTTGATGGTGCTTGTGAGGCGTCTTTTAAAGCGACCCCATGCTCCGGAAGAGCCGGTGCGCTTGCTTGGCATAAGCGTCTCATCCCTTGATGGAAGGGGCGGTGGACCGCAGCAGTTGGAGCTAAACTTCAGAAAGCAAACCACTGGTTAG
- a CDS encoding GIY-YIG nuclease family protein, whose product MDDARPKTVQIFLPDGNAQSLRVAEITSRTVQAVQIPRQKLDAAERRDEVHRVGVYFLFGEVGDDASKPPAYIGEAENCLQRVAGHHRRKDFWTTAVTITSKTRSFTKAHARRLEYDCIRTAQTAQRFRLQNTQTPAEPHIPEAMLAELRDNFGTIETLLSMLGFPILNPLPTEKDAGSGQPKLYCQGNGATATGEYTEDGLVVFEGSAARLETTPSAPEAIERRRKNLRADGVLQRQDDRLVFRENHAFNSPSAASGVVLGRSSNGWSEWTDDAGRTLDQLER is encoded by the coding sequence ATGGATGACGCTCGTCCAAAGACTGTACAGATCTTTCTTCCCGACGGGAATGCCCAAAGCCTCCGGGTTGCCGAAATCACCAGTCGAACCGTTCAGGCGGTGCAGATTCCCCGCCAGAAGCTCGACGCGGCCGAACGACGCGACGAGGTGCATCGGGTTGGGGTGTACTTCCTCTTTGGGGAGGTGGGGGACGATGCGAGCAAGCCCCCAGCGTACATTGGAGAGGCGGAGAACTGCCTACAGCGGGTCGCTGGGCATCACCGGCGCAAAGACTTCTGGACGACGGCCGTCACCATCACGTCGAAGACCCGCAGTTTCACAAAGGCCCACGCCCGGCGCCTGGAATACGACTGCATCCGGACGGCGCAGACGGCCCAGCGCTTCCGGCTCCAAAACACCCAGACGCCCGCGGAGCCGCACATTCCCGAGGCGATGCTCGCAGAGCTTCGGGACAACTTCGGCACCATCGAGACGCTTCTTTCGATGCTTGGCTTTCCGATTCTCAACCCGCTTCCGACCGAGAAGGATGCCGGTAGCGGACAGCCCAAATTGTACTGCCAAGGGAACGGCGCGACGGCCACGGGGGAGTACACCGAGGACGGCCTCGTGGTCTTTGAAGGATCGGCGGCCCGTCTGGAAACGACCCCGTCGGCGCCGGAGGCGATCGAGCGACGGCGAAAGAACCTCCGGGCAGATGGGGTTCTGCAACGCCAGGACGACCGGCTCGTCTTTCGGGAGAATCATGCCTTTAACTCCCCGAGCGCCGCCTCTGGCGTCGTCCTTGGCCGCTCGAGCAATGGATGGAGCGAGTGGACGGACGACGCCGGACGCACGCTCGACCAGCTGGAACGGTAG
- the dinB gene encoding DNA polymerase IV produces the protein MSGHDPGGTSGNDTEKDARRIVHVDMDAFYAQIEQRDFPDRYAGKPIAVGGDPPRGVVQTASYEARPYGVHSAQPAVEADRKCPDLIFVPPRMDVYQEESRRIRKILRRYTDLVEPLSLDEAYLDVTEPKTGRPSGTLIARRLRTEIYEETGLTASAGVGPGKFVAKVASDLDKPDGLTVVRPDEQMGFIAQLPIEKFHGIGPVTAAKMQELGIQSGADLQETPERKLIHHFGKRGRHFKTLAVGADDQPVQPDRDRKSVGAERTFPDDIDRAETMLERLSPIAERVAQRLRQANRKGRTVTLKLKSHDPQVSTRQTTVERPLRAEDALMVITERLLHRPHPPDEPVRLLGISVSSLTDEERAGGQLEFDFRP, from the coding sequence ATGAGCGGCCACGACCCCGGCGGCACGTCTGGCAATGACACGGAGAAAGATGCCCGTCGAATCGTCCACGTGGACATGGACGCGTTCTACGCCCAGATCGAGCAACGCGACTTTCCCGATCGGTACGCCGGAAAGCCGATTGCGGTCGGGGGCGACCCGCCCAGGGGCGTTGTCCAGACGGCCAGCTACGAGGCCCGGCCCTACGGCGTGCATTCGGCGCAGCCGGCGGTGGAGGCCGACCGAAAGTGCCCTGACCTTATCTTCGTGCCGCCCCGCATGGACGTGTACCAGGAGGAGTCGAGGCGCATTCGAAAGATCCTCCGACGGTATACCGATCTGGTCGAGCCGCTATCGCTCGACGAGGCGTACCTGGACGTGACGGAGCCCAAGACGGGGCGCCCGTCGGGCACCTTGATTGCTCGCCGCCTCCGGACCGAAATCTACGAGGAGACGGGGCTCACCGCCTCTGCGGGGGTGGGGCCCGGCAAGTTTGTCGCGAAAGTAGCCTCCGACCTGGACAAGCCGGATGGGCTCACCGTGGTCCGTCCCGACGAGCAGATGGGGTTCATCGCCCAGCTGCCGATTGAGAAGTTTCACGGGATCGGGCCGGTCACCGCGGCGAAGATGCAGGAGCTGGGCATTCAGAGTGGGGCCGACCTGCAAGAGACCCCGGAGCGAAAACTCATCCATCACTTTGGCAAGCGGGGGCGCCACTTTAAGACGCTCGCGGTGGGAGCCGACGACCAGCCCGTTCAGCCCGATCGGGACCGCAAGTCCGTGGGGGCCGAACGAACCTTCCCGGACGACATTGACCGGGCGGAAACGATGCTGGAACGGCTGTCCCCAATCGCCGAGAGGGTGGCCCAACGTCTTCGACAGGCGAACCGGAAGGGACGAACCGTGACCCTCAAGCTCAAGAGCCACGACCCTCAGGTCTCCACCCGACAGACGACGGTGGAGCGCCCCCTTCGTGCGGAGGACGCGCTCATGGTCATCACGGAGCGTCTTCTGCATCGTCCCCACCCTCCGGACGAGCCGGTTCGGCTTCTGGGGATTAGCGTTTCCTCGCTCACCGACGAGGAGAGGGCGGGCGGGCAGCTGGAATTTGACTTCCGTCCGTAA
- a CDS encoding glycerophosphodiester phosphodiesterase family protein, with translation MRDSLRPCPPAWLLLCTCLLGAFALGGCQSSGQETAGRTVAEPAPENYRDFQHADSLAAHLRSSPDPLVSAHRGGPDTGFPENALPTFRHALTHGPALLETDVRMTQDSVLVLMHDATLDRTTTGQDSVRAHTLEELRSLQLVTDSGIPTRFEVPTLSEALAWADGRTALQLDVKDNVPRSRVAASLRQHDALDQALVITYTLEDARWYHQRLPNLILSVSAETSEEANALVRAVDPSRLLGWVGTGAVADGPAEVFSKNEVPVSVGTFGETDQQARSQGLIVYHRLFDRGVDVVSTDEPALASQAAATYDLQTSN, from the coding sequence GTGAGAGATTCTCTTCGACCATGCCCCCCGGCGTGGCTCCTCCTGTGCACGTGCCTCCTCGGCGCCTTCGCCCTCGGCGGATGCCAAAGCTCTGGGCAGGAGACAGCCGGGCGAACGGTCGCCGAGCCCGCCCCAGAGAACTACCGGGACTTTCAACACGCCGACAGCCTGGCGGCCCACCTCCGTTCGTCTCCGGATCCCCTGGTGAGTGCCCACCGGGGCGGGCCGGACACGGGCTTCCCCGAGAATGCGCTCCCGACCTTCCGTCACGCGTTGACCCACGGGCCGGCTCTCCTGGAGACCGACGTGCGGATGACCCAGGATAGCGTGCTCGTGTTGATGCACGACGCGACCCTCGACCGGACGACGACGGGACAGGACTCCGTCCGGGCCCATACGCTGGAGGAGCTCCGCTCTCTCCAACTGGTTACCGACAGCGGCATCCCAACTCGATTCGAGGTCCCAACGCTCTCGGAGGCGCTGGCCTGGGCGGACGGCCGAACGGCCCTCCAGCTGGACGTGAAGGACAACGTGCCCCGCTCCCGGGTTGCAGCGTCCCTCCGACAACATGATGCCCTCGATCAGGCGCTGGTCATCACCTACACGTTGGAGGACGCCCGGTGGTATCACCAGCGCCTGCCGAACCTCATCCTCTCGGTCTCGGCGGAGACCAGCGAGGAGGCCAACGCCCTGGTTCGGGCAGTCGACCCCTCGCGCCTGCTCGGGTGGGTTGGGACCGGAGCGGTTGCCGACGGCCCCGCCGAGGTGTTTTCGAAGAACGAGGTTCCCGTGTCCGTCGGGACCTTCGGGGAAACCGACCAGCAGGCACGCAGCCAGGGACTCATCGTGTACCACCGCCTGTTTGACCGGGGGGTCGACGTGGTCTCTACCGACGAACCCGCCCTTGCCAGCCAGGCGGCCGCCACCTACGACCTCCAGACATCCAATTGA
- a CDS encoding transposase has product MNGHTRNSSTCSPARPSFADRPPKRASEAYTSQTCPNCEHRHKPSGRGFDCPQCQFSGHRDAVGAWNILNKRYPGNEPRGSTQVAGEMASPTGIRHRPNMQCNPATVGKTCTEPKGSHRQAGRPVG; this is encoded by the coding sequence ATCAATGGGCATACTCGAAATTCGAGCACATGCTCACCTGCAAGGCCCAGCTTCGCGGACAGGCCGCCCAAGCGGGCCTCGGAAGCCTACACGTCACAGACGTGTCCGAACTGCGAGCACAGGCATAAGCCCAGCGGCAGAGGCTTCGACTGCCCACAGTGTCAGTTCAGCGGACACCGAGACGCAGTAGGCGCATGGAATATCTTGAACAAGAGGTATCCTGGGAACGAACCGAGAGGTTCTACCCAGGTAGCTGGCGAGATGGCTTCGCCCACTGGTATTCGGCATCGCCCGAATATGCAGTGTAACCCGGCGACCGTTGGTAAGACCTGCACAGAGCCGAAAGGCTCTCACAGGCAGGCGGGTAGACCCGTGGGATAA